The DNA segment GCGGCAAGCTCTATACCATCGACGCGAACAGCGAAGGGGGCTCGACCCGATTTTCCACCCAAACCCGCCCTTTCACTCGTCCTCGGATCCGCCCACCCCGCGCATCTCGAGCGGCCCTTCGAGGGCCACGCGCAAGGCCGAGAGGGCGCGCGCCGCGCGGGACTTCACGGTGCCGAGCGGCACGCCGTCGCGCTCGGCGATCTCCGGATAACTGAGCCCCTCGAAGAAGGCCGTCTCCAGCGTCGCGCGTTGCGCCGCAGGCAGACCAACGAGCGCCGCCCGAACCGCGCGGCGCTCGAGGTCGAGGACCGAGGTCGACTCGGGATCCACGACGGGCTCGGCAGGCTCGTGCCGGAGCTCCTCCTCCGTGATCTGCGCCCTGCGGGTGCGCCGCCGCGCCCGATCGAGGGCCAGGTTGCGCACCGTCGTGACGAGCCACGCGACGACCGTGCCTCGCTCGGCGCGGTACTGATCGGCGCGCTCGACGATGGCGACGAACGCGTCGTGCACCACGTCCTCGGCCTCGAGCGCGTCGCGCACGATCTTGAGCGCGAGCCCGTACGCGACGCTCGCGTGACGATCGTAGATCTCCGCGATGGCGTCGTCGTCGCCGTCGCAGATGCGGCGCATGGCGCGCGCGTCCAGCGCGTCCCGCTCTGCCCGGCTCTGGCGCCCACCCGCCGTCATCGCCACCTAACGAAAGGTGTACACCGGCCGAACGTCAACCGATTTACGGTGCGCATCGGCGTACGCTCCCCCGCGGCTGAGCACGCTTCGCAAGCGCGGGCACGCCCCACACGCGGAGATCAACACGCACACCCACGCCGTCAGGAAGGCTCGGGCTCGACGTCCTTCGCCTCGGGCGCGGCTTCGGGCGCGGCCTCGGGCGCGGCCTCGGGCGCGCCGAGCGTGACCTTGCGGAGCAGCGCCCAGAGCTCGGCGCGGCCCTCGGCCGTGACCGACGAGAAGCCGAGCACCTTGCGCCCCGTGCGCTTGGCCATCGCCGCCGTGGCGCTGCGGCTCGCCGAGCGCCCGATCTTGTCGATCTTCGTGGCGACGATGACGACCTCCACGGGCCTGCGCTGGACGTCGCGCGCCTCCTCCACGAACTGGATGAGCTCGAGGTCGTCCTCCTCGAGGCCACGCCGCGCGTCGACCAGGATCACGAGGGCCGCGAGGGTGACGCGGCTGCGCAGGTAGCCCTCGATGAGGTCGCCCCACGCCGTCCGTTCGGCCTTCGAGCGCCTCGCGTAGCCGTAGCCGGGAAGGTCGATGAGGTGGAAGGTCGCGCCGTCCCGCGCGCGCGCCTCGAAGAGGTTGATCTGGCGCGTGACGCCGGGCGTGGCCCCCGTGCGCACGAGGCCCTTGCGCTCGACGAGCGTGTTGATGAGGCTCGACTTGCCCACGTTCGATCGACCCGCGAAGGCGATCTCGGCCATGGTCGGCGCAGGGAGCGAGGAGCCCGGCGCCGCCGCGGCGAGGAAGTCCGCGTGGACGATCTGCCTGGGATCGAGCGACTTCTTCTTCTTGGCCTCGGCGGGCGCGCCCTTGGGCTTCGGGGCCGCCGCGCTTTTTTTCTTCTTCGCCGTCTTGGATTGGTCGTTCACGGCGTCGATCCCGGGTTGAACGTCGGCTTGCACGCGTCGCACTGGCAAAGCGAGCGGAGGTAACGGAAGGAGTAGATCCCCGTGTCGTGCTGGTCGCCCCAGGTGAACTGCAGGGCGTAGTTGCCGACCTGCTGGATGTCGCGAAGGGAGAGGTCGCCGCCCGGCACGAAGTGGATGGTGCCGCCGTGGCCCTGGCAGACCGCGCACGGGCAGTAGCCGCGAAGGGTCTCGTGCGGAAGCACGCTCTTGTGCCCGTCGGCCCACTGGATCTCCATGGTCCGCGCGCCGTGCGGGGCCTTGACCATCGTGGGCTCGATCCTCGGATCGCTCATCGTGCTCGCTTCCTGTGCTCTGGGGACTCGCGCGCTAGCATGAAGCTTCGGGCGGCGTAAAGCAGCCACTTTCGCTGCGATGTCGGAGGGTGATGCGAAGGTTCTGGACCGTCCTGTTTGCCGTGACCGCCGCGCTGCACGTGACGTTCGCCGTCGCAGCACACGCGCTCCTCACGCGGGCCGGCGCGCCGTCGCCGTGGCTCTTCGCGCTCGTGCTCTCCGCGCTGCTCGCCTACACGTTCCGCGGACGGATGCTCCTCGCTTCGGCCGATCGCCCGGTGCCCCGCCTGCGCCGCCTGCTCGTCGAGGAGCCGTACTACGTGCACTGGTGCGCCCTCGTCGCGGCGCTGCCGATCTGGGTCGCAGGGCTCGCCCTGTCGATGATCGCGGCCTTCGTGGTCCCCGCGGCGCTCGTGCCCACGTCGGGCACGCTCGCGATCGCGGCGTACGGGCTCGGGCTCGCGCTCGCCGGCTGGGGCGTGTTCGTGCGGCGGCGCTGGGTCCGCGTGCGGACGATCGACGTGCCCATCCGCGGCCTGCCGCCCGCCTTCGAGGGCTACCGCATCGCCCACCTGTCGGACCTGCACATCGGCGCGCTCTGCCCGCGCGAGCACGCAGAGCGCTGGGCCGACACCGTCCGCGCGCTCGACGTCGACCTCGTGGCGCTGACGGGCGATTACGTGACGAGCGGCGACGCGTTCCACGGCGAGGTCGCCGCGCTCGCGAGCTCGCTGCCGAGCCGCGACGGGGTGATCGCCGTGATGGGCAACCACGACTACTTCGGCGACGGCGAGGCGCTCGTGGTGAAGCTGCGCGAGGCCGGCATCGTGGTCCTGCGCAACGAGCGCACGTCGATCGAGCGCAGCGGCGCAGCGCTCGTGATCGCGGGCGTGGACGACACGTGGTCGCGCCGCGCCGACGTGCGCCGCGCGGTCGACGGACACGAGAGCGGCGCGCCGCTCGTCGTCCTGGCCCACGATCCGCAGCTCTTCCCGGATCTGTCGGCGCGGGGCGCGTCGCTCGTGCTCTCGGGGCACACGCACTGGGGTCAGGTCGCCGTGCCGTTTTTCTCGACGCGCTGGAACCTCTCGGCCCGCGTCTACCGCTACCACGCCGACCTCTACCGCGAGGGCGACGCGTGGTTGTACGTGAACCCCGGGCTCGGCACGACGGGGCCGCCGGTGCGGCTCGGCGCGGCGCCGGAGATCACGATCCTTCGGCTCGGAGCGAAGTCGGCCTGATCCCGCCGCCGTCGACGAGCACCCGCTCGGCCTTCTCGAGCACCCGCACGACGACCGCGCCCTCCTCGAACGGCGTACGCGGGACGCGGCGCTCCTCCACGCAACGAAGGAAATGATCGATCTCGACGGCCATCGGCTCACGCCAGGGGACGCGGATCTCCTCGGTCGGGCCCTCGAAGGAACCATCCGGGCGCCGCGACAAGAAGACCCGATCCGGCGCGCGCACGTCGTCGAGCATCACCACCGCGGACGAACCCACCACCACGATCCTTCGCTCCTTCGTCGCATGCACGCGCGAGAGCTCGATCCGCGCCGCGAGGCCCGAATACGTGCGCAGCCCGAGAACGACCGGATCGCCGTCGGGCCCGCTCGTCGCCTCGATCGACTCGACCCGGAGCGGCTCGATCGCATGCACGATCGAGAGGTCGTGCGGGCCGAGCGACCAGAGCGCCGGCACCGATCGATCCCCACGAATGGAGAGCCGCGACGCGGCGAGGTGCCGGATCACGCCGAGCGCACCCTCGTGCACCATCGCGACGAGCCGCTCGACCGCCGGGTGATACCGCAAGAGGTGCCCCACCATCACGACGCGCCCGAGCGCCGCCGCGCGCGTCACACAAGCCTCCGCGTCCGCCGCCGAGAGCGCGAGCGGCTTCTCGACGAAGACGTCGAGCCCCGCGTCGAGCGCCGCCAGCACGAGCGAGGCATGCGAGCGCGGCGGCGTGGCGATCACCACGGCGCGCGCGCCGAGCGCGGCGGCCTCCTCCAGGCTCTCGACGATCGCAGCCGTCTTCGCCTTCACGCGCGCCACCTCGCGCCGCGCGGGGCTCGTCTCGGCGACCGCGACGAGCTCGGCCCGCGGGCTCTCGCAGAGGACACGCAGGAGGTTTTCGCCCCACGCGCCGCAGCCGACGAGGGCGACGGGTACGGTCACGGCCGCTCCCAAGCGAAACGCATCCGCCGCGTATAGCGCCCTCCCGCCGCGCGGGAAAGGTCAGGCGAGGAAAGACCCGAGCGCGCGGAAGCGCTGATACCGATCGTCGACGAGCTCGTCCCCCGTGAGCCCGTCGAGCGAGGTGAGCGTCTGCCAGAGCGCGACGTCGAGCATACGCGCGGCCTCGTCGTGGTCCTGATGCGCGCCGCCCGTCGGCTCCTCCACGACGGCGTCGACCACGCCGAGCTGCAGGAGCTCGGGCGCGGTGATCTTGAGCTGCGCCGCCGCTTCGTCCGCGCGCGCGCCGTCGTTCCAGAGGATCGCCGCGCAGCCCTCGGGCGAGATGACCGAGTAACAACCAAACTCGAGCACGAGCACGCGGTTGGCCACGCCGAGCGCGAGCGCGCCGCCCGATCCACCCTCGCCGATGATCGTCGCGACGATCGGCACGCGCGCCCTCGCCATGGCCGCGAGCGCCGCGCCGATGGCCTCGCTCTGCCCGCGCTCCTCGGCGCCGATGCCGGGATACGCGCCGGGCGTGTCGATGAACGTGAGCACGGGCAGGCCAAACTTGTCGGCGAGCTCGTACATGCGGATCGCCTTCCGGTAGCCCTCGGGGTGGGGCATGCCGAAGTTGCGCTTCACGTTCTCCTTGGTGCCGCGCCCCTTCTGGTGGCCGACCACGACGACGCTGCGGCCGTGAAACGACGCGAGCCCCGCGACGATCGACGGATCCTCGGCGAAGCGACGATCCCCTTTGAGCTCGACCCAGCCGGTGAAGAGGCGCTTGACGTAGTCGAGCGTGTAGGGCCGGTTCGCGTGGCGCGAGAGCTGGACCTTCTGGATCGGCGTGAGGTCCGCGAAGATCTCGCGCGCGAGCCGCGACGTCTTCTCTTCGAGGCGCGCGAGCTCAGGTTCGAACCTGCGATCCGACGCAGCGAGCGCCCGCAGCGCCCGCACCTTCTCGACCAGATCGGCGATCGGCTTCTCGAACGGCAGCACGAACATGACGAGCTCGGGTCTACTCCGAGATCGTCGGCTCGGCGATGAGGTTCGCGGGGACCTGCGCCGACGTGGCTGGACGGATCACGTTGAAGACGCGCAGCGGCTTCTCCTTGCCCTTCACCTTCGCCGACGGGAGCTCCTCCGTCTCGAACCGACCCGCGAGCCGGTCGTGCGTCATCTCGCTGACCACGATCTGTCCGGCCAGCGCCACCGAGCAGAGGCGGGCCGAGGTGTTCGCGGTGTCGCCGATGACCGTGTACGAGAGCGCCTTGGAGCTGCCGATGTACCCCGCGACGAGCGGGCCCGTGTGGATGCCGATGCCGATGGCGAGCGGGGCGAGGTCACGCTCGAGGCGCCTCCGGTTGAAATCGCCGAGGACCTCCCCCATCTCCAGCGCGCAGAACACGCTGCGGATCGCGTCGTCGGGGTGGATCACGGGCGCGCCCCAGATGGCCATGATCCCGTCGCCCATGAACTTGTCGAGCGTGCCCTCGTACTTGAAGATCGTGTCCACCATGAGCTCGAAGTACTCGTTGAGCATGTCGACGAGCTCTTCGGGCGGGGTGTTCTCGCTCATCGCGGTGAAGCCGCGGATGTCGCTGTTGAAGACCGTGCACTCCTCGACGCGCTGACCGCCGAGGCGCACCTCGAGCTGGCCGCTCATCACGCGCTCGGCGATGTTCGGCGAGAGCAGCCGCGAGAAGCGCTCCCGGGCGATGATCTCGTTCTCGATCTTCTTCCCGAGGATGTTGATCTCGATGAACATCGAGGCCTGATGGGCCACGGCCACCACGAGCTCGAGGTCCTTCGGCTGGAACTGCGCGAGCGTCTCCGAGTCGAGCCAGAGCACGCCGAGCACGTCCTGCGAGTTGTTCGGCGCGACGAGCGGCACGACGATCGCCGAGCTGATCCGGTTCAGGATCATGCTCTTGCCCTTGGAGGCCGCAAAATCCATCGCCGCGTCGTGCGTGAGGACGGCCGCGCGCTCCTTGACCACGTGGTTCAGGATCGTCGACGAGACGCTGATCGGCGCCGTCGTGCCGTCGCGGCGCTGCGAGGCGCGCGGCGTGAGCTCGCCGTTGTCGTCGCGGAGGAAGATGACGCCGCGATCGGCGCGGATGAACTTGAAGATGCTCGCGAGGATCTTGTCGAGCAGCTTCGAGGTGTCGCGCTCGGAGGCGATCTCGCGCGAGAGCTCGTGCGACAAGCGCAGCCGCTCGTAGTCGGCGCGGAGCTGGTTCAGGTCGCTCGCGAGGCGGTCGAAGGGCAAGAAGCCCTTCTCCACCGCGGCGATCTGCGTGCCGATCTGGCGCGCTTGATCGTTGAGGTCGATCCGCGTGCCCTGCGCGACGTAGGAGTGCGGGCCCGTGACGAACGTGTGCGCGCCCGAGCCCCTCCCCATCATCGTGAGGTTGGGGCTCGCGTTCGGGATGCCGAGCGCCGGGTTCGGCGCAGGCAACCCAGGACCGCCGGGGCGCGAACCCAAATTCGGCGGCTGCGGACCCACGGGCCGCGGCGGCATCGGCGGCGGCGCGAAGGCCCCTTGCGGCGGACGATTCGCGGTCGCCGCGGGCACCGCCGGCAGCACGTGGGCCGACTGTGCAAGCGGAGACGGCGCGACGGGGGCCGGCTGCGGCGTGGCGGCCCAGGCTTGCTGCGGCGCGGGCGCGGGCGCGGGCGGCGGCCCCCCTGCGGTCCCCGCGACGGGCGACGGCGTGTCGTCGAAGCGACCCCGCGTCGATCCGAGGGCGATCTCGTCGCCGTGCTTCAGGGGAGCCTCGCCGCGGACCCGCTCGTTGTTGATGAACGTCCCGTTCAAGCTGCCCAGATCACGCAGGTAAAACTGCGCCCCGCGGAGCTCGATGATGCAGTGCTCCTTGGAGACGATCTTGTCGAGAAGCTGGATCGAGTTGTTGGGGTGGCGCCCCAACGAGTTCACGGGCCGCAGCTCGATGGCCTGCTGCCCTTCGGCGGTCTGCAGGATCAGTCGAGCCATCAGGTGAGCCGTTGCGCTTGCATTCCGACAACCACGGGAGGCCCTGCCCGCACAAAAGGCAGACGGCCGCCGAACCGGTACGCGAAGAAGTGTATTCCTTCTCCAGGGATTAAGCGAGAGGTTCGACGCGCCGATCGTCCCTTCCCCCCCCGCGGCCCCTGGGCTAGGGCCGAAACCATGGCCGCCGACCTTCTGCTCGCGATCGATCAAGGGACGACCGGGACGACCTCCCTCGTGCTCGACACAGAAGGGACCACACGCGGACGCGCGACGCGCGAGTTCCCGCAGCACTTTCCCCGCCCCGGCCTCGTCGAGCACGAGCCCGAGGACATCTGGCAAAGCGTGCTCGAATCGGTGGAGGCCGCGCTCGCCTCGGCCTCGATCAAGGGCGACCGCATCGCCGCCGTCGGCATCACGAACCAGCGCGAGACCACGCTCGTCTGGCAACGCGCGACCGACAAGCCCATCCACCGCGCGATCGTCTGGCAAGACCGGCGCACCGCCGATACGTGCGCGCTCCTGCGCGAGCGCGGCCACGAGCCCGACGTGAAACGGACGACCGGGCTCGTGCTCGATCCGTACTTCGCCGGCACGAAGCTCACCTGGTTGCTCGACAACGTCGACGGCGCCCGCGAGCGCGCCGAGCGCGGCGAGCTCGCCTTCGGCACCATCGACAGCTACCTCGTCTGGCGCCTGTCCGGCGGCGCGATGGGCGGCTCGCCCGTGCACGCGACCGACGTGACGAACGCCTCGCGCACGCTGCTCATGAGCCTCGAGACGCTCGACTGGGACGCCGAGATGCTCGCGCTCTTCCGCGCCCCGCGCTCGGTGCTGCCGAAGATCGTCGACTCGGCCGGGCTCATCGCGAAGACGCATGGATTCCCGCACCTGCCCGACGGCGTGCCGATCACGGGCATCGCCGGCGATCAACAAGCCGCGCTCTTCGGTCAGGCCTGCTTCGACACGGGCGACGCGAAATGCACCTACGGCACGGGCGCCTTCGTCCTCGTCAACATCGGCGAAAAGCCCATCACGAGCCGCTTCGGCTTGCTCACGACCGTAGGCTGGAAGGTGGGGAGCGAGGTCGTCTTCGCCCTCGAAGGCAGCGCCTTCATCGCGGGCGCGGCCGTGCAATGGCTGCGCGACGGGCTCGGCATCATCCGCAGCGCGGCCGAGATCGAGCCGCTCGCCGCGAGCGTGCCCTCGAGCGAAGGCGTGACGTTCGTGCCCGCGCTCTCGGGCCTCGGCGCGCCGTACTGGGATGCGAACGCGCGCGGGATCATCCACGGCATCACGCGCGGCACGACGAAGGCGCACCTCGCGCGCGCCACGCTCGAGGGCATCGCGCTCGAAGTGACGGACCTGCTCCGCGCGATGGGCGACGACCTCGGCAAGCCCCTCGGCCGCATGCGCGTCGACGGCGGCGCCGCGAACAACGACCTGCTCATGCAGTACCAGGCCGACACGGCGGCCCTCACGATCGAGCGCCCCATCGAGCTCGAGTCGACCGCCCGCGGCGCCGCCATGCTCGCGGGCGTGGGCGCCGGCCTCTTCCGCGGCATGCGCGACGCGGCCCGGATGTCCCGGGTCGAGCGGACGTTCGAGGTCGCGATGTCCGCAAACGAGCGCAAAACCCACCTCGACCGCTGGTCCGACGCCGTCGCCCGCGCCCGCTCGTCGCGCGGTTGACGAATTTTCGACGCTTCATTTTCCCCGCCCCGGACAGACCAGCTCCGGCCAGATACGCTCGTCCGTTCGCTTTACGAGCATTTCCGGCGCGAACCTGCTACTTCGCTGTTTTCGGGGACAAGAAGTGGGACGCTTGGCAAGCTGGCGCACCGGGCGCCTGGGACGAACCGGTCACGGCGAAGCCCATCGCACGGAGATGGCCGAGCTTCCGGCCTGGGGAACAGGCACTATGTTGCGAGAGTTCACCCCAAAGCGACCTCACAGAGCGTAAAATTCTATGTCAACGGAGAG comes from the Polyangium spumosum genome and includes:
- a CDS encoding RNA polymerase sigma factor — its product is MRRICDGDDDAIAEIYDRHASVAYGLALKIVRDALEAEDVVHDAFVAIVERADQYRAERGTVVAWLVTTVRNLALDRARRRTRRAQITEEELRHEPAEPVVDPESTSVLDLERRAVRAALVGLPAAQRATLETAFFEGLSYPEIAERDGVPLGTVKSRAARALSALRVALEGPLEMRGVGGSEDE
- the yihA gene encoding ribosome biogenesis GTP-binding protein YihA/YsxC, producing the protein MNDQSKTAKKKKSAAAPKPKGAPAEAKKKKSLDPRQIVHADFLAAAAPGSSLPAPTMAEIAFAGRSNVGKSSLINTLVERKGLVRTGATPGVTRQINLFEARARDGATFHLIDLPGYGYARRSKAERTAWGDLIEGYLRSRVTLAALVILVDARRGLEEDDLELIQFVEEARDVQRRPVEVVIVATKIDKIGRSASRSATAAMAKRTGRKVLGFSSVTAEGRAELWALLRKVTLGAPEAAPEAAPEAAPEAKDVEPEPS
- a CDS encoding gamma-butyrobetaine hydroxylase-like domain-containing protein; its protein translation is MSDPRIEPTMVKAPHGARTMEIQWADGHKSVLPHETLRGYCPCAVCQGHGGTIHFVPGGDLSLRDIQQVGNYALQFTWGDQHDTGIYSFRYLRSLCQCDACKPTFNPGSTP
- a CDS encoding metallophosphoesterase, encoding MRRFWTVLFAVTAALHVTFAVAAHALLTRAGAPSPWLFALVLSALLAYTFRGRMLLASADRPVPRLRRLLVEEPYYVHWCALVAALPIWVAGLALSMIAAFVVPAALVPTSGTLAIAAYGLGLALAGWGVFVRRRWVRVRTIDVPIRGLPPAFEGYRIAHLSDLHIGALCPREHAERWADTVRALDVDLVALTGDYVTSGDAFHGEVAALASSLPSRDGVIAVMGNHDYFGDGEALVVKLREAGIVVLRNERTSIERSGAALVIAGVDDTWSRRADVRRAVDGHESGAPLVVLAHDPQLFPDLSARGASLVLSGHTHWGQVAVPFFSTRWNLSARVYRYHADLYREGDAWLYVNPGLGTTGPPVRLGAAPEITILRLGAKSA
- a CDS encoding Gfo/Idh/MocA family oxidoreductase, with the translated sequence MTVPVALVGCGAWGENLLRVLCESPRAELVAVAETSPARREVARVKAKTAAIVESLEEAAALGARAVVIATPPRSHASLVLAALDAGLDVFVEKPLALSAADAEACVTRAAALGRVVMVGHLLRYHPAVERLVAMVHEGALGVIRHLAASRLSIRGDRSVPALWSLGPHDLSIVHAIEPLRVESIEATSGPDGDPVVLGLRTYSGLAARIELSRVHATKERRIVVVGSSAVVMLDDVRAPDRVFLSRRPDGSFEGPTEEIRVPWREPMAVEIDHFLRCVEERRVPRTPFEEGAVVVRVLEKAERVLVDGGGIRPTSLRAEGS
- a CDS encoding acetyl-CoA carboxylase carboxyltransferase subunit alpha — its product is MFVLPFEKPIADLVEKVRALRALAASDRRFEPELARLEEKTSRLAREIFADLTPIQKVQLSRHANRPYTLDYVKRLFTGWVELKGDRRFAEDPSIVAGLASFHGRSVVVVGHQKGRGTKENVKRNFGMPHPEGYRKAIRMYELADKFGLPVLTFIDTPGAYPGIGAEERGQSEAIGAALAAMARARVPIVATIIGEGGSGGALALGVANRVLVLEFGCYSVISPEGCAAILWNDGARADEAAAQLKITAPELLQLGVVDAVVEEPTGGAHQDHDEAARMLDVALWQTLTSLDGLTGDELVDDRYQRFRALGSFLA
- a CDS encoding adenylate/guanylate cyclase domain-containing protein; this translates as MARLILQTAEGQQAIELRPVNSLGRHPNNSIQLLDKIVSKEHCIIELRGAQFYLRDLGSLNGTFINNERVRGEAPLKHGDEIALGSTRGRFDDTPSPVAGTAGGPPPAPAPAPQQAWAATPQPAPVAPSPLAQSAHVLPAVPAATANRPPQGAFAPPPMPPRPVGPQPPNLGSRPGGPGLPAPNPALGIPNASPNLTMMGRGSGAHTFVTGPHSYVAQGTRIDLNDQARQIGTQIAAVEKGFLPFDRLASDLNQLRADYERLRLSHELSREIASERDTSKLLDKILASIFKFIRADRGVIFLRDDNGELTPRASQRRDGTTAPISVSSTILNHVVKERAAVLTHDAAMDFAASKGKSMILNRISSAIVVPLVAPNNSQDVLGVLWLDSETLAQFQPKDLELVVAVAHQASMFIEINILGKKIENEIIARERFSRLLSPNIAERVMSGQLEVRLGGQRVEECTVFNSDIRGFTAMSENTPPEELVDMLNEYFELMVDTIFKYEGTLDKFMGDGIMAIWGAPVIHPDDAIRSVFCALEMGEVLGDFNRRRLERDLAPLAIGIGIHTGPLVAGYIGSSKALSYTVIGDTANTSARLCSVALAGQIVVSEMTHDRLAGRFETEELPSAKVKGKEKPLRVFNVIRPATSAQVPANLIAEPTISE
- the glpK gene encoding glycerol kinase GlpK, whose protein sequence is MAADLLLAIDQGTTGTTSLVLDTEGTTRGRATREFPQHFPRPGLVEHEPEDIWQSVLESVEAALASASIKGDRIAAVGITNQRETTLVWQRATDKPIHRAIVWQDRRTADTCALLRERGHEPDVKRTTGLVLDPYFAGTKLTWLLDNVDGARERAERGELAFGTIDSYLVWRLSGGAMGGSPVHATDVTNASRTLLMSLETLDWDAEMLALFRAPRSVLPKIVDSAGLIAKTHGFPHLPDGVPITGIAGDQQAALFGQACFDTGDAKCTYGTGAFVLVNIGEKPITSRFGLLTTVGWKVGSEVVFALEGSAFIAGAAVQWLRDGLGIIRSAAEIEPLAASVPSSEGVTFVPALSGLGAPYWDANARGIIHGITRGTTKAHLARATLEGIALEVTDLLRAMGDDLGKPLGRMRVDGGAANNDLLMQYQADTAALTIERPIELESTARGAAMLAGVGAGLFRGMRDAARMSRVERTFEVAMSANERKTHLDRWSDAVARARSSRG